TAAGGAAGACGGTTTATATGCAGAATCCCCCCCAGCAACATAGTGATTTGCTTGATGTTTCTGAGCCGGACGCGGGTTACCTCATAGCTCGTGAACGTGAGGGGGAAAGCCCTGCTCGACGTCGAGCTTTAGTGGTGATGATCGAAGACCACCCGGAACGTCGTGATCCTGGACTTGAAAACCTGGTGGCAGAACTTTTAACCGAGGCTAATTTCCTGGTTGCTGGATCAGTGCAGGTTCCCTCGGAACAATCCCGGATCCGCGAGGCGATTGAAACCGCTGTGGTTGGCGGGGTAGATCTGGTGGTGACTGTGGGCGGTACCGGGGTTGGGCCTCGAGATGTTGCGCCAGATGCAACCGAACTTGTTTCTGATCGAGTTGTTCCAGGGATTGCAGAAACTATGCGCGCAGCTGGTTGCCGGGCACAGATTCCTGAAGCCGTCACCTCTCGGGGGTTTGCCGGAGTATCCGGTTCAACTGCGGTCATTAATGTGGCTGGAACTCGACCTGCCGTGCGGTGCAGTATTGCGGTGAGTGTTCCGCTCGTGCACCACCTTATTGATCAGCTGTCAGAGGAGCTTTAAGTGGAGCATGCAGCACCCCAGGGAAAACACCACCCCAATAACCCCCGGGTGCGACGTCGGGTAGTGCGGCTGAGCCCGGCTGAAGATTATGACCGAAAGGCGGATCAACCCACCCACGCTTTTCATGATGGTCACTACCATCATGATGCGGAGCGGGAAGTGCTATTAGACCTAGATTCTGAGGAATCTCTGAGTGGTGAGGACTTCTGGAAAGCAGAAAAGCCGCCACATTATGGCGGCTAGAGGGAAACCCTAGTTGTTTTGCTGGTGGGCTTTGAGTAGATCCCGAATTTCTTCGAGCAGGTGAGTTTCTAGCGAAGCGCTATCTTCTTCTTTCTTCTCCTCAATACCGCGGCGACGCTTTTGGATTTCCGAAAGCTTATTCATGGGCACGATCAAGACGAAGTACACCACTGCTGCAATAATGAGGAAGTTCAATATCGCAGTAATCACTGCGCCGAAGTTCATAAAAGTGTTGGGATTAGCAGCGACAATCTGGAATCCGAAGCCAGGGACCTCGGCTCCACCGATGGTGGCGATCAGCGGATCAATGAGGTTCTTGGTAAACGCAGTAATAATCGCGGTAAACGCGGAACCAATCACAAACGCAACCGCTAATTCAACAACATTGCCGCGGAGAATGAATTCTTTAAATCCTTGGAGCATGTTCAGCTTTTCGATATTTTCCTTTGGGAGATCAGACAACCTGACAAAGCATGCCATAAACCATCGGATTTGCCTATTTTCTCTTTCCCCCGCGCGGTCCTGTCACTATCACAGCTAGGGGAGAACGCAGAGCAGCGGTAGCTACCGCGGTGGCCTGTGAATCCTCTAAAGCTATCAATACGCTGGAAGAATGTTCATCCGGCGGAGTAGCTACCACCCGTGCTCCCTCAGCAACAACAACCGGTTTTTCATCGACTGTGTTTATCGTCACCACGGACACCGTGTCTCCCTGAACTAGTAAGCTAGCCAGATCCGGATCAGCTAATTTGAGTGGCACCATGGTCCCCCCTGGGCTCAGTGAGTTAATAAGCTCAGGGCCCACTAAAAGGTTGCTATGAAGAATCTCCCCAGCCACTCCCGAAGAAGCCAGTATTTTCCCTGCCACCTCGTCTTTGTCTGTTCCAAGAATGACTTTATCCGGGTGCTTATCTGAGCTAAGGCGGCGTATTCCTAGGTGTTCTGGTTCTAAAATAGTGCCAGCCGCTACCGGTTGATTAAGAACCACCACGGTGGGGTCCTGGTGGGTGAAGGAAAGTACCCCTAGAGTGCATGCCGCTAATCCTAGACCCGCAGCCAGCAAGCGACGTAGCAGCAACATGCGGCGCCATCCGGGGGCTCGGTGAAAAAGAGAAGTGAGACTCACATGTTAAACAGACTCGATTGGCATCGGGATGGTTCCCTTGGCCGTGAGAATGCACTGAACTGGCTGATCATGTGGCTCTATCGGGACCTTGGTGGAGATTTCCCCAGGGTGTAACAGGGCAACGGTGAGTGGCGGATGGGAACGCTGCGACAAATAACTAAGAGCGCGATCATAATAACCTGCTCCTTGGCCTAGTCGGACTCCCGTGGGATGGCACGCTAGAGCTGGAATGAAAAACACATCACAGTGCTGGAGCTGCTCAGTAGATATTCGAGGGCCAGTAGGTTCCATGATCCCTAATTTTCCGGGGCGTAGTAGCTCCGAGGGATCATAGTGGGCCCATTCCAAGACACCGCGAGGTTGTGAAATAGGTAACCAAATCTCCGAAACCTCATGACGCAAAAAATCTAAGAGTACGTCACCGCCGGGTTCTACGACAGTGGGGCTATAAGCTGCAACCGCCTTGCAGCGGTGATCATCAAGGAAGGATGCAAGCTGCTCGCACAGTTCTTTATTTAATTGTTCTAAAAGTTCTGGATGTGTAGAAAGCTCAATTCTTTTTTGCTGACATTGACGGCGTAACTGTTTTTTGGCCTCAGAGCTATTCATATCTCCTAAAGATAGTGAGATCCAGCCGGCCCCGCCTTGTCAAAGGAACAGAAGCCGGAAGGTAGGCTAGATGCCATGACTCAGCAGAGCAGGAGTAGTGTGCGGACTGTGATAGTCCCGGCAGCAGGTATGGGTACCCGTTTCTTACCCGCAACAAAGACGGTCCCAAAGGAATTGTTGCCAGTGGTTGATACTCCCGGTATCGAATTGATTGCCGAGGAAGCTGCTCAAGCTGGGGCTGAGAAATTAGCAGTTATTACTGCGCCCAATAAACAGGAGATTATGGAGTATTTCCAAAGTTTTCCTGGCCTGGAGAAAACTCTGGAAGAGCGTGGACGCTTTGAACAGTTGCACAAGGTGCGCCATGCGGCAGAACTCATTCACCCCGTCGCCATTGAACAGGATCAACCCCTGGGACTAGGCCATGCCGTAAGCCTGGCGGAACAAGCACTTGCTGAGGATGAAGAATTCTTCGGGGTCATGCTTCCGGATGATTTGGTGCTGCCTTCGGGAGTTATGGAAAGAATGTCACAGGTGCGTGCTCGCTATGGCGGCTCAGTGTTGTGTGCCTTTGAAGTTCCCGAGGATGAAGTAAGTAATTACGGGGTTTTTGATGTCTATGACCCTGAACCCGGCGACCCTGAGGATGTTCGACGTGTGAAGGGGATGGTAGAAAAACCAGAACCTGCTGAAGCTCCGTCGAATTTTGTTGCCACTGGAAGGTATCTACTGGACCGTGAGGTGTTCACCGCCTTGCGCAAGATCACTCCCGGAAAAGGGGGAGAACTGCAACTAACCGATGCTATTGAGTTGCTGATCCAGGAGGGACATCCGGTACATATTGTTATTCATAGGGGAAAACGCCATGACCTGGGAAACCCTGGCGGGTATATTCCAGCATGTGTGGATTTTGGGCTCAGCCACCCAGTCTACGGTCCGCTTCTGCGTCGAACCCTAAGTCGGATCCTTGCTGAGCACGAGTCCGATACTGCTTAGACTGAGATGGCTACCGAGTAACCCACCCTTGAGTTGAAGGGAGAAGTGAGGCCAGTCGTGCGTTCCGTTGAAGAGCAGCTCGCCCGAGTGACTGAAGCCGCCGTCACACCCAAGCCGGTGCGGATAGCAATTGCTGATGCGCTGGGTTTAATGTGTGCCGAAGAAGTTCAAGCAACTGATCCGCTGCCCGGCTTTCCTCAAGCCGTGGTCGATGGGTACGCGGTACGCGCTGTAGACGTGGGCGGGGAGCGAGGTTTAGGCCGAAGCGCGGCTACCCCTGAATCATCTTTACCTGTTGTGGGTGAAGTTCAGGCTGGATCTCAGCGCCCCTTGCGACTCCAGCCTAAGCAAGCCGTTCGAGTGTATGCCGGAGCTCCGCTTCCCACGCTGGCTGATGCCGTGCTTCCGCTGGAGTGGAGCAACCGTGGTAAAAAACGGGTGGTTGCGGAAAAATCAGTGCGGTCAGGTGATTTTGTCCGACGTCAAGGAGCCGACATTCACCCTGGCGATGTGGCAGTTAGCGAAGGCGCCGTTTTAGGGCCAGCACAGATCGGGCTTCTGGCGGCCGTCGGTCGCTCAAAAGTACTGGTGTATCCGAAACCCAGGCTGTCAATAATTTCTTTAGGGCGAGAGCTTGTCGATATTGACCGGGACCCAGGTCTAGGCCAGGTTTTTGACGTTAACTCCTACGCCCTGGCAGCAGCAGCGAAAGAAGCTGGTGCGGACGTGCACCGCCATGGAATAGCCGTGGGGGAACCGCGACGATTGAAAGACATCATCGAAGGGCAGATGATGCGTAATGAGATTATTGTTATCTCCGGCGCAGTGGGAGGAGCCGCAGGGGAGGGATTACGCAAAATTTTGGCTGAATTAGGCGGGGTAGATACTACCCGCGTAGCCATGCACCCAGGATCAGTCCAGGGGTTCGGACTCTTAGGTGAAGACCGCACACCAGTATTCTTGGTTCCCTCGAATACTGTGTCAGCCCTCGTGATTTTTGAAGTGTTTATTAGACCTCTAGTGCGGTTGAGTCTCGGGAAAAGAAACGCGAACCGACGTGTCATTCGGGCTCGGGCTCTTAACCATGTGAACTCCCGTGAAGGGCGACAAGGTTTTGTTCGGGCTCGCCTCATGCGCGATGTCGAAACTCAAGATTATTTGGTGGAAGGTATTGGTGGCGCAACCGGGGCGCCAGCTCATTTATTGGCTGGACTTTCAGAAGCTAATGCCATGATCAAGATTCCCGAAGCGGTTACTGAAATTCGTCCGGGAGATGTAGTGGAAGTATTGTTCCTTTCTCAAAACGGATAATGATTCTTCCTTTCACCCTGAGACATTCCTTCCCCAACCACCTCGGTTGGCCGGAACCTACGCCGACGGTGCAGCTGCCAGACGGCGGGAAAGTACGCCTGCGCCCGTTACGCTTCAACGATGCCACCGACTGGTGTCAACAGCGTCTTCTTGATGAAGCCCAGCTCAAACCAGTAGAAACCACAGTCCCAGAAGGCTGGGCCGAAGCACACAGCACCCACGCCTGGTGGACCATGTTCTTCCGGATCCGGAAACTAGCCCGCGCCGGAAGCGTTATCCCCCTAGTCATCGAAGTCGATGGGAAATTTGCCGGACAAACCACCCTCGGAGGAATCCAACACGGAACAAGTTCCGACTGCTGGATTGGGTACTGGGTGTTTTCTCAATACCAAAGACGCGGAGTTGCTACCGCAGCGTGTGCTCTAGGAACTGACCATGCCTTTTATCGAGTCGGGCTCCACCGGGTTGCGGCCACCTACCTGCCCTCGAATAAGGCCTCTGAGCGTGTTCTTCACAGTTGTGGTTTCCGCAAAGAGGGATATCTTCGCAGCAACCTCCACATTAACGGACAGTGGCGTGACCATTACCTTGTGGCACTCACCCATGGGGAACTCCGAGGAACTTGTGTTCGACGCCTCAAAGAACAAGGCAAATTACGTTAAGCGATTTACACATAGCTTTTCTTCCTCACCACGGCGCGCCGCCATCCTGTTACTCCTGTGACGACTTATCATCGGAAAGAACTTATCTATTTGCAATAATCCCGGTGAGGAAGGCGGACATTCCATGCCCGGTGGCGTCGCCATCATTTTGATGATCGTGCTCTGGCTGTTTGTGCTGGCACCACTACTATTGCGCGGCCAAAAACCCATTCGCAAAGCTGGCGAAGCCTTTGATGAGACGCGGGTGGTGTTTGAAGGGGATTCGGGAGAATTGCCAGCTACTCGGCGTCGCCCGCGCTTGAGTTCCTCCGATGTGCGAGTGCATCATGATGACCAGGATCAAGACCTAGAAGTGGTCGATTCTGAAGAAGTAGTTATTGAAGACTCCACTCCTAATTCCCGCATCGGCCGGCTGTTTAGCCAAGCCTTCCGACGTGGAGAGACCAGCGAGAACGCAGAACACACCGCAGAGTTAGAGCCAGAATATATCGACGGTGATGTGGTTCATGAGCTAGAACCTGCCGCCGATTCCCAGGAGGACGGACCGGCTGAGGAAGAAATCAGCCAGGTTGGCCTGGAAGAAGATCCAGAAGAATCCACCACCTACGCTTATGATGATGCCTACACCGGTCCGGCTGATCTCCTAGACCCGCGTGCTGCCGTGGACAACACTGAGGATCCGCATAGCGAAGAACTACCCGAAGAACACGAGACCACGAATGACGACCTCACTGCAGAAGAATTAGAGTTTGCGCAGCGTCGGGCTCGCCGAGGAGGTTGGGATCCAGAAGCCGCAGCACAAATCTCTGCCAGCCGCTACCAGCGTCGTCAACGCACCCTTATTGGTTTAGGAGTGTTACTGATCCTCGGGATTGTCGGAGGTATCGTCCTCGGTAGTTGGGTATGGGCACTTCCCCTGGTTATAGGTGCCATCGCTACAGCATACTTAGCAGCTTTAAGGAACCAGGTAAGAGCTGAAGAAGCATTGCGGGCTCGACGTATCCGGCAATTGCGGCGGGCACGATTGGGTGTGCGCAACACTGCAGACGATGATCTTCCCTTGCCTCGTCAATTGCGCAGGCCGGGAGCAGTGGTGCTGGAAGCTGATGATGAAAGCCCTGACTTTGTGCAATTGGACACCGTCTATGCGGAGGATATTCTCGGTCCTGAGCACGAAGACTCAGACTCTGCCCGGCCGCGTTTTCGAGTCCGTGATGGCTTAAAAGCCGGATAAAAACTCTCGCCAAGAGCTGGGGATTTTCCAAAATCCGCAAGGGAGGAGTAACCTCAGTGGCGACAGCGGGGCTATAGCTCAGTTGGTAGAGCGTCGCGTTCGCAATGCGAAGGTCAGGGGTTCGATTCCCCTTAGCTCCACAAAGTACCCGCTCATTCTGATAGACAGCCCGGCATGGTTGGGTGGTAGTCAGGATGGGCGTTTTGTTTGTTGGTGCAGGTTTCAGGGGGTTTGCCTGTGATTATGCCGCATAATCCCGGAGGGAATTGGCCGGCGATTGTGCCCCAACGGCGAGCGTTCAAACACGTCAACCTCACGAGCCTGGGGAGCGTATATTTCTTGTAAGGAGAGAAGGTTATGGGTAACCGGATTTCATTGATCAGACCATCTGCCTAAAACACGGGCATCACGATCCTTAGCTCCTGCAGGCCGGTCTGTGATCCGGCTACCTATCGGGGTGATAGACATACTTCAGTTGCAGGCGGGAGTCGTCGAATAAGGGTTACAGCCGGTGCGTGTTGACCGCAAGGTTGGGACAGTTGCTGTTTCGTAGCGAAATATCACACTGGACGTAGCCACCGCATAGCCTGTGCAGTCGCTTCGGTATGAGTTAAATTTGTGGCCTCCCCGAACGCGTCAGCACGCAAAATCTGGTCTGTCAAGACCCGCTTTTTATGGCCAAGAAGCTTGTCCTAGAGATCTTGGTAGGCAAGCGGTACCAGCGCGGATACGGTCGCGGCTTTCGACAATCGCATGGTTCCAAAAACGGGTGCACGCCACTCCTAAGCCACGAAGGCAGCTCAACTTGAGTGCATGTGAAACTGTGGTGAACTAGAAAGAGGACCATTAGCATAGTATTGATGCTAAAAACCGAAGGTAATATTACGGCCACGCCTAATATTGGCTCTGGCGTAATCTTATCAGTTAGACAAATGCGTAATT
This genomic interval from Corynebacterium poyangense contains the following:
- a CDS encoding GNAT family N-acetyltransferase, whose product is MILPFTLRHSFPNHLGWPEPTPTVQLPDGGKVRLRPLRFNDATDWCQQRLLDEAQLKPVETTVPEGWAEAHSTHAWWTMFFRIRKLARAGSVIPLVIEVDGKFAGQTTLGGIQHGTSSDCWIGYWVFSQYQRRGVATAACALGTDHAFYRVGLHRVAATYLPSNKASERVLHSCGFRKEGYLRSNLHINGQWRDHYLVALTHGELRGTCVRRLKEQGKLR
- the glp gene encoding molybdotransferase-like divisome protein Glp, with product MRSVEEQLARVTEAAVTPKPVRIAIADALGLMCAEEVQATDPLPGFPQAVVDGYAVRAVDVGGERGLGRSAATPESSLPVVGEVQAGSQRPLRLQPKQAVRVYAGAPLPTLADAVLPLEWSNRGKKRVVAEKSVRSGDFVRRQGADIHPGDVAVSEGAVLGPAQIGLLAAVGRSKVLVYPKPRLSIISLGRELVDIDRDPGLGQVFDVNSYALAAAAKEAGADVHRHGIAVGEPRRLKDIIEGQMMRNEIIVISGAVGGAAGEGLRKILAELGGVDTTRVAMHPGSVQGFGLLGEDRTPVFLVPSNTVSALVIFEVFIRPLVRLSLGKRNANRRVIRARALNHVNSREGRQGFVRARLMRDVETQDYLVEGIGGATGAPAHLLAGLSEANAMIKIPEAVTEIRPGDVVEVLFLSQNG
- a CDS encoding UTP--glucose-1-phosphate uridylyltransferase; amino-acid sequence: MTQQSRSSVRTVIVPAAGMGTRFLPATKTVPKELLPVVDTPGIELIAEEAAQAGAEKLAVITAPNKQEIMEYFQSFPGLEKTLEERGRFEQLHKVRHAAELIHPVAIEQDQPLGLGHAVSLAEQALAEDEEFFGVMLPDDLVLPSGVMERMSQVRARYGGSVLCAFEVPEDEVSNYGVFDVYDPEPGDPEDVRRVKGMVEKPEPAEAPSNFVATGRYLLDREVFTALRKITPGKGGELQLTDAIELLIQEGHPVHIVIHRGKRHDLGNPGGYIPACVDFGLSHPVYGPLLRRTLSRILAEHESDTA
- a CDS encoding MogA/MoaB family molybdenum cofactor biosynthesis protein yields the protein MQNPPQQHSDLLDVSEPDAGYLIAREREGESPARRRALVVMIEDHPERRDPGLENLVAELLTEANFLVAGSVQVPSEQSRIREAIETAVVGGVDLVVTVGGTGVGPRDVAPDATELVSDRVVPGIAETMRAAGCRAQIPEAVTSRGFAGVSGSTAVINVAGTRPAVRCSIAVSVPLVHHLIDQLSEEL
- a CDS encoding SAF domain-containing protein, which encodes MSLTSLFHRAPGWRRMLLLRRLLAAGLGLAACTLGVLSFTHQDPTVVVLNQPVAAGTILEPEHLGIRRLSSDKHPDKVILGTDKDEVAGKILASSGVAGEILHSNLLVGPELINSLSPGGTMVPLKLADPDLASLLVQGDTVSVVTINTVDEKPVVVAEGARVVATPPDEHSSSVLIALEDSQATAVATAALRSPLAVIVTGPRGGKRK
- the mscL gene encoding large conductance mechanosensitive channel protein MscL, which produces MLQGFKEFILRGNVVELAVAFVIGSAFTAIITAFTKNLIDPLIATIGGAEVPGFGFQIVAANPNTFMNFGAVITAILNFLIIAAVVYFVLIVPMNKLSEIQKRRRGIEEKKEEDSASLETHLLEEIRDLLKAHQQNN
- the sepX gene encoding divisome protein SepX/GlpR, producing the protein MPGGVAIILMIVLWLFVLAPLLLRGQKPIRKAGEAFDETRVVFEGDSGELPATRRRPRLSSSDVRVHHDDQDQDLEVVDSEEVVIEDSTPNSRIGRLFSQAFRRGETSENAEHTAELEPEYIDGDVVHELEPAADSQEDGPAEEEISQVGLEEDPEESTTYAYDDAYTGPADLLDPRAAVDNTEDPHSEELPEEHETTNDDLTAEELEFAQRRARRGGWDPEAAAQISASRYQRRQRTLIGLGVLLILGIVGGIVLGSWVWALPLVIGAIATAYLAALRNQVRAEEALRARRIRQLRRARLGVRNTADDDLPLPRQLRRPGAVVLEADDESPDFVQLDTVYAEDILGPEHEDSDSARPRFRVRDGLKAG
- a CDS encoding 5-formyltetrahydrofolate cyclo-ligase encodes the protein MNSSEAKKQLRRQCQQKRIELSTHPELLEQLNKELCEQLASFLDDHRCKAVAAYSPTVVEPGGDVLLDFLRHEVSEIWLPISQPRGVLEWAHYDPSELLRPGKLGIMEPTGPRISTEQLQHCDVFFIPALACHPTGVRLGQGAGYYDRALSYLSQRSHPPLTVALLHPGEISTKVPIEPHDQPVQCILTAKGTIPMPIESV